A genomic region of Procambarus clarkii isolate CNS0578487 chromosome 88, FALCON_Pclarkii_2.0, whole genome shotgun sequence contains the following coding sequences:
- the LOC138359063 gene encoding neuropeptide-like protein 29 → MAVMAVMAVMTVMAVMAVMADRYGGYGRYGGYGGYDRYGGYGRYGGYGRYGRYGGYGRCGGYGGYGRYGRYGGYGRYGGYGGYDRYDRYGGYGGYGRYGGYGRYGRYGRYDRYGGYDRYGSYGGYDR, encoded by the exons ATGGCGGTTATGGCCGTTATGGCGGTTATGACCGTTATGGCGGTTATGGCCGTTATGGCG GACCGTTATGGCGGTTATGGCCGTTATGGCGGTTATGGCGGTTATGACCGTTATGGCGGTTATGGCCGTTATGGCGGTTATGGCCGTTATGGCCGTTATGGCGGTTATGGCCGTTGTGGCGGTTATGGCGGTTATGGCCGTTATGGCCGTTATGGCGGTTATGGCCGTTATGGCGGTTATGGCGGTTATGACCGTTATGACCGTTATGGCGGTTATGGCGGTTATGGCCGTTATGGCGGTTATGGCCGTTATGGCCGTTATGGCCGTTATGACCGTTATGGCGGTTATGACCGTTATGGCAGTTATGGCGGTTATGATCgttag
- the LOC138359062 gene encoding heterogeneous nuclear ribonucleoprotein A3-like — protein sequence MEACEQASKEVSEQGRNQGSKRASKKARKQASKQGSKQRSERASKQRSKEATAFRGSGRSALEGGIYVYYGGYGRYGGYDRYGGYDRYGGYGRYGRYGGYGRYGGYDRYGGYDRYGGYGRYGRYGGYGRYGGYGRYGGYGRYGGYGRYGRYGGYGRYGGYGRYGGYGRYGRYGG from the exons ATGGAAGCATGTGAGCAAGCAAGCAAGGAAGTAAGCGAGCAAGGACGCAATCAAGGAAGCAAGCGAGCAAGCAAGAAAGCAagaaagcaagcaagcaagcaaggaaGCAAGCAAAGAAGCGAGCGAGCAAGCAAGCAAAGAAGCAAGGAAGCAA CAGCATTCAGAGGCTCGGGACGAAGCGCACTGGAAGGAGGAATATATGTTTATTATGGCGGTTATGGCCGTTATGGCGGTTATGACCGTTATGGCGGTTATGACCGTTATGGCGGTTATGGCCGTTATGGCCGTTATGGCGGTTATGGCCGTTATGGCGGTTATGACCGTTATGGCGGTTATGACCGTTATGGCGGTTATGGCCGTTATGGCCGTTATGGCGGTTATGGCCGTTATGGCGGTTATGGCCGTTATGGCGGTTATGGCCGTTATGGCGGTTATGGCCGTTATGGCCGTTATGGCGGTTATGGCCGTTATGGCGGTTATGGCCGTTATGGCGGTTATGGCCGTTATGGCCGTTATGGCGGTTAG